The Bdellovibrio bacteriovorus W nucleotide sequence TTAATGAAAATCTTTTAAAGGCCATGAGCTTCCGGTCTGAATCACAAGAGGTGACAACCTAGTCTCTCGAAGTAAAAGGGCCTCATTGCAGAGGCCTCTCATCCTGTTGTTTGGGAGCTTCTGATAAGACTTCCAAAAATTTCTTTTTTACTCTCTGAAGCTGCTTCATTGGATATTGGCTTTGCTTTGAGATTTTGCGAACCCCTTTCAACGGGCTCATCTCGCGATCAAATGAAAGCGAAAGACGCACTTTGCAGGCCTTGTCAGCAATATCAAGAATTTCAACGCGACAAACTTGCGCATTTTCTTCTCGACTCTTCCAAGCAATCGTTGTGAAGGGTTTATCCTCAACGAGTTCATAGACACGATCTTTCAATAAAAAATTCGTCGCACGCTCTTTAATGAAATTATAAATAGACTCTCCATTGCCTTCCACCAAAGAAGACTCTTCAAGATAGATTCCCCACCCTTCGAGTATTTGTACTTTTTCCGGTCTTTTCTTAGCTGGATTTAAATGATCATTTCTCGACATCAGACTCCTCCTTGAATCGCAATATCTAGTCCATCCTTAAAATCGGCTTAATGACTTCCCCAGTTTTTGAATCTTCAAAAGCCTGATTGATTTCATTTAAATTATAAAATCGAATCAGCTTATCGAAAGGAAACTGCCCTTTGCGATAGTACTCAATCAACTTCGGTATAAAAACTCTGGGCACTGAGTCTCCTTCGATCACGCCCTTAAGTGTTTTACCTTCGGCCATGATTTCAGATTGAACGTCAAACTCCACCTTGCCAGTAACACCTACAATTGCCACCGTTCCCAATGGTCTTAGAGCTGCCACAGCATCTTTTAAAACTGCACTCACACCCGTTGTTTCAATGGCGTAGTGCAACCCTCCACCTGTCATTTCTTTGACTTCTTCGACAAAGTTTTTTGTGTTTTTACTATTTATAGAATGAGTCGCACCTAATTCTTTGGCTAACTCCAAACGATTGTCGTGAATATCCACGGCGATTATGCTTTCACAACCACAAATTTTTGCTGCCATGATAGCGCTTAAGCCCACAGCTCCACTGCCGAAAATGGCAATGCTTGAGCCAAACTCTGGGCGAAGAGTATTTAAAACAGTTCCGCTGCCAGTTTGGATTCCACAGCCCAATGGTCCCAAGAGAGCCAGATCTACATTCTTTGGAACTGGCACCACATTGTGGGCTTTTGCCACCGAGTATGTGCCAAAAGAAGATTGTCCAAAAAAAAGAGACACGGGTTTTCCCTCTTGATAAAGCCGCGTGCTTCCATCGGGCATCTTACCACCCATATTCAACTCATTGAATCGTGTACACACCGTAGGATGCCCGGTCAGACAATTGTCGCACACACCACAACTTGCAAATGATAGAACAACATGGTCTCCGGCTTGGATGTCAGTTACTGCACTACCAACCATCTCAACAATCCCTGCTCCTTCATGGCCTAACAAGACAGGGTATGGAGTCAGAGCCATATCTCTTGCCACGGCATCCGTATGACAAACTCCTGTGGCAATGATCTTTATCAGTACCTCGTCTGCTTGAGGCTCGGCCAGATCCAGCATCGCCATCTGAAAGTCTTTCCCTTGGCCCTCTGTTAAGGCTGCATGAATGCGCATGACGACTCCTTTATTATTTCTCTTCAAAGTTTCCGATCCACTTCGATAGATCGTCCATATACTTGGTAAAGAACTCTCTCTGCTTGCTATCCTTGACCTTCCCCGAGGCGTCGAGCATCTCTGAGACATTCCCAATATACGCCTCTGGCTGCTGCATCACATAGAGATCTAAGAAGACACAACACTGACGAAGATGATGGTTCGCTCCAAACGCTGCCAATGCTCCAGGGGAAACGCTGATGACCCCTGCAGGTTTTTTAGCCCACTTACTTTTCCCATAGGGACGAGAAGCAACATCTAAGGCATTCTTTAAAACCCCAGGTATAGATCGATTGTACTCCGGAGTGGCGAAGACAAATCCACTGCACTCTTCTACTTTTTGTCGAAACTCCACCCACTCTTTAGGCGGAGCTTCATCGAGATCTTGATTGTAATGCGGAAGTTGGCCGATCTCTAGAATTGCCATCTCGTATCCGGGCAGACCTATCGAAATCAACTCGAGTGCAATCTTACGAGTGAAAGATTCTTTACGCAGACTTCCTACTAAAACTCCGATTTTTTTCATAATCCACTCCACTAAAAAATTTATGGTCACTCTTTAAAAATTTCAGATATGACCTAATGAAAAATGACAGGCCCATCTTCACGATGAATTTCTTCATCCTCCTCTATTCGACGCTGTTCAGGAGTTAGTTCCACACCGACTTTATGGCGCCCTACGAGTTCCCAACCAAAGTACCCTGCCGCCATGACGGTAATAATGCCTAAACCTGAGAGGAAAATATTTGTACCCGTGGGGATCACTCCCGTTTCCCAATTGCCTGAAATAATAATGGCATTGGCAGCAAAAAGAGCCAGAGTGATTAAATTAAGAAGCATATGGATGAGGCCCGTTTTCCGTGCTTCAGAATACTTTGGCACTCCCCAAAATAGATCCACCATCCCCGGAATTGCTGCCACCAGAGCTGAAACAACAGCCGCATAGTTAGAAAAGTAACCCAACTTGTACCAGAATATATCAGGACTAAAAAACTTATAGACGACAAATCCCACAAACGTCAGAACGTAAAATGTGATTGGAAAACCTACGAGCATTACATGAAGAGGATGACCTCCCACTTTCACTTTACTATACATTTTCTCCTCCAAATCCGAAGTAGTGATGATTATATTTCGACTAAGACTAAGTTCTTGTGACTTTAAGGATAAGAAAAGGAGGCGTCTGAAAACCACGGCCATGACAATAAATTGCCAAAGACCATGATCTTAAACTGGGATGAAGATTTTCCTATGCGTTCACTCACTGGACTTTAGAGCATAATGTCGGTCTTAACACTTCATGAGGTTCAATACGCTGAGTGTTTCCAAAAAATTGAGCAGCGTGTTTGAGAACCGAGGCTGAGTCTTTAGAACCTACTGGAGAAACCACCGTGCCTTCTCGATAGGTCGGTGTGTAGCCGACACCCACAATGCGGGCTTTTTTATCCATCCCTTTTCCTAAGCCGACGTAGGTAACCACTCCGGTTTTTCGAGAAATATCTTTTTGGCCGGCCACGAAGTTACCAAGTGAATACATGATAATGGTTTCGCGACCATCTGTTGTGACGTACTTTTCCCAAGGCTGAAGCACATGGGGATGACTACCGACAATCGCCAAAGCCCCCGCCTCAAGATACTTTCGCGCATATGACTTTTGCTGATTGCTGGGTTGATGTTGATATTCGACTCCCCAATGGGGCATAACTATGATTCCATCCACATCGCTTCTTTTCTTAAGATCGCGAATCAATTTAATAACCTGATCACCTTGCTGATAACAGAGAAGCAATTGCTCTTTAGAGTCCGCGCGCCCATTCGTTGTTTCCGTGCAGGCCAAAAACGCTAATCGCAAACCCCGCACGTTATGTACAGAATAAAGTGCTGCATTTCTTTCTTGTGAATGCCGAATACCGACGATAGGCAAATTAATTTTCAGAGCGGCTTCAAGAGTGCGATCAACCCCAAGACTCCCGCGATCTAAAGTGTGATTGTTAGAAAGGCTTATTAAGTCATAACCCGAACTCTGTAAATTCGATAGAATTCGCGGATGATAGTTAAAGCGAAAGTTTGTTCCAGAGTAGACATCATCGTCATAAATAAAACCTACATCTCCTCGGTCTCGGCCGTTTTTATCTATTCCCAAGGCCGCTGGCCCTTCTAAATTGGCTACAGAAAAATCAGCCTTGCGAATCAAGATATCGGTTTTTTCCCAGATCGAAGAAAACCTTTGCGTTGAATTTACAACATTTTGATAGAGCATTTTATGGACAAGTACATCTCCCACAAACGACAGTGTCGCTAAGGGTTCCGACGAGGTGCAGGTTTCAGAAAACCTGACTGTTTGCGCGGATACCAATTGGGAACATAGAACGAGTGCTATGATTGAGACTATTTTTTTCATGAGGCCATCTGACCAAATAGCGGCCAGAGTTCAAGACCTCAGAATAACTCCTGTGAATAATCAGTTTGGCTTCATTTTTTTATGAAAAACTTTATCAGCGAACTTCATAAATGGATTGTCGCCTCCCAAAGTTCTTTCTAATTCTTGCCGTGCAACCATCGGATTGATCTTTTGCGACTTCAACCAACATTCTTCAAACAGTGTTTCTGAAGCAGCCATATTTAGAGAGGGAAAGCTTGAGTCCTCGGTTTCGCCAAAACCAACAATATAAAGCTTTTCCCACAATGGTTTGAGGGCCTTGTTGTAGTGACTCTCTAAAAGACGCCCCTGTAATCCTAAATTTTCCTTCAGAAGCTTTGTGGACTGGGGAGAATCTATTAAAAGCGAATCCAAAGCCTCTTGTGAGGATTTTGGAAGCGAAGCTTCATGGCGCGAAGTCCCCAAAAATGCGAGGAGATTCGTGTAGACGTTTATTGAAAAGAAAGTTGCCCTTGCTTGATACCACTTCGCATAAACAACCTCCTGACTACGAGAGAGTACTTCGCGACTATGCCATAACTCGGCGACGCGACTGTCCCCATCCTCTCCCCACTCCCATACCATTTCAGTGCGAGGATAGAGTTCATACCACAGACTTTTGGGGGTTTTCGCATTTTTTATGGGATAAACAAGCAAACAGCCGTTCTTCTCAATTGCCTCAATCATTTTCTTCTTTTTTTGAGCGTTCAAAAAATTCCCCTTGTCATAACCCCATACTATTAGCTTTGATTGATAAGTCTTTATTGTCTATCAATTAATAAATCGAGTACTATTGACGTATGGGTAAAAACAAATTCGGTACGTGGTTTCTATATAACCTCACTCTCTTTCTTCTCGTTTTTTTCTCAGGGAAACTCGCAATGATGTGGTCCCTGCCACCCCTCAATAGTTCTCCTATATGGCCACCCATTGGTATCACTGTGGCCTTCCTTCTGCTCTTCGGCAGAGATAAGTTCTACGGCGCTCTGTTAGGGGCCATAGCCATCGCACTCAGCGGTGATAATTCCAACGTCGGCGCTCCCCTCTTGATCTTAAGCTCGGCAGGCAGCACAGCCTTTGCCCTTGTTGCCGCCAAAACTATTATCAATCGCTTTGAATATCCACGCCGCGAGTTTTTACTTGAACGGGATATCCTTCTCTATCTCGTTATCACCGGCCCACTTCTAGGTCTTTTCACATCTAGTTGGGGAATTGCTTGTTTTGCAATATCTGGAACTCTTGGCTCTGAAAATCTTTTCCTGAACTGGATGACGTGGTTCATCGGGGATTCCATTGGCGGGATTGTTTTTAGCCCCTTGGCTCTGATCTTCTCTAAAGGGGCCCGCGCCTATTGGATGCGCTCATTTAAGAATATCGTTGTTCCCTTGCTCTTCTTTTTCTTTCTTATTTTAGGCGCTCTTCACTACGTCAATTCTATTGAAAGAGAAAAAGTTTTAGAAGAGTTTGGTCGTCGCTCCCAGCTTTCTCTCAAGCTGCTTGAGCAAGGCTTGCAATTCCATCAAATGACGATCACGACATTGAAATCATTTATTGAAAACTCGGAGATCATCACCCCTGGAGAATTTCAAGATTTCACTGGTAGACTTTACAATGGTTACCCTGAGATTCAGTTCGTTGCCTTTCTTAAAGTAAGTCCACAGGGAAGTATTTCTATAGAGCATGCTTTTAGTAATGATAAAAACTCGAACACACAAATTCTGCGCAGTCTTCCCCTGAAGGAGGCCCTTCACTCTCTTAAGAAATATCAAAGTGACGAAGACGCTTTCAATGACGAGTTCTCTTACGGCCCCGTGGAAGTCGCCGTCAGCGGGCGTGGGTTGCAAGACTATCTCCTGAGTGGCCGCCCCGCTAAGGATGGGGTCATTCTTGAGGTTCTCAATTTGAATGTACTAAACTCCAGTTTTTCTCATTTCTTTGATGATGAAAGATATGGATATAAACTTGAAGACATCACCAATACGCAACACCCGACAACGATTTTTGAATCCTTGGATCAAGACGACTATGACGATAATACAGTTTTTTTCAAAAAAACTTCGACATTCAAGATAGCTCATCGGACATTAAAGGCGACCATCAGCCAGGCCAACACTCTTTCAGCTGACGCTTCTAAAGGAATCGCAGTTCTTCTTTTGGCATCTTTAGTTTTGACTTATCTTACAAGCGCCCTGCTATTGATTTTTGCGACTCGCTTTGTTTCCGTCAATAAACTCGTGCTTCAGAACACATTGCACTTACAAGAGTTAAACTCAAAACTTATCCGCGCTTCTCAGGCGAAAAGTGAATTCTTAGCTAACATGAGTCATGAGATCCGCACACCTCTTCATATTCTTCTGGGAAGCCTTAAAGTTTTAGACAGCGATAACTTAAATGAAGAAGATGCCCGCTTCTTAGGTCTTGCGGAAAAGGCCGGTGATAATCTTTTAAATACTCTCAATGAGATTCTGGATCTTTCTAAAATAGAATCAGGACAAATTGAAATTGAAAATATTGAGGTTAATATTCAAGACATTGCACGCGAGGTCTTTGAACTTTTCCAACTGCAAGCCCAAGAAAAAGCCATTGAACTTTCATACGAAGTCTCTCCACAGGTGGCAAAAATATATTCGGGGGACCCGACACGCATTAAGCAAGTCCTCTCGAACCTAGTGTCCAACGCCATCAAATTCACAAGTCATGGGAGAGTGGATATTAAAATTGAGCGCAATCAAGATCCCCTGCGCCCTGGAAATATCTACTTTGCTATTCAAGACTCAGGAGTAGGTATTTCCGAGGAAAACATTCCTCACCTCTTCCAACCGTTCTCTCAGGCAGACTCTAGCATCTCGCGCCGCTTTGGGGGCACGGGTTTGGGGCTTTCTATTTGTAAGATGCTAGCAGAACTTATGGGGGGAGATATTCGTGTGCAAAGCTCTGAAGGCCAAGGAAGCACTTTCAGCTTCACACTGCCTCTTCTCTATAGAGGGGATTCCCCAACAGTCCATAAAAAATCGGAAAGCAACTCCCGTGAGGAGTATCAGAAAAACATGCGTCCTCTGCACATCCTAATCGCTGATGATTCTGAGGATAATCGCAATCTCATCAAGGCCTACCTGAAAGGGGTTGAACATCGTATCGACGAGGTTCAAAATGGTCAAGAGGCCGTCGATTTTGTTAAATCCACTCCCGTTGATTTAATCATCATGGATATGCAAATGCCCGTTCTTGATGGCCTTAAGGCCACCGAAGCCATTCGTAAATGGGAGTCGGAACAAAGCGAGAAACGCCATATTCAGATTTGGGCCATCACAGCATTTGCTCTGGAAAGTGAAATTCGCCAAACCCGTGAAGCCGGATGCGATAAGCACCTCGCAAAGCCTGTCAGCCGCGCCGAGCTCTATAAGTCCCTGTTTCAGCTTCAGTCTGATACAGAAAATAAATGAGTGAAATCCCCCTAAAATTGCGCTAGAATAGTGGCTTTGCAATATCAGGGGGATTTATGTCCAAAACCATTCATCACACTAATACACTTAAAGTGCGCCAAGCTCTTTGGGATCTTCAAAAAGAAGTTTTAAACTCTTTAAAAGATATTTTTGAAAAAGAGATCGGTTACCAAGCTCAGCCTGCAGAATGGTTCAACGTTCTTATGACAGCAGAAAGATATATTTGGCTGAAAGAATTAACTTCTTTAATGGCTGATATCGACGTCTTAACAGAATTAGAAATGGTTGATGAAGACCAAGCAGCGATTGCCCGCTTTGAAATCGAACGTCTTATAATTGATTTAGAGACTGACGATGACTTTACGAGAAACTATAAAGGCCTGCTTCTGGCTGGAGGCAATCTTCTGCCTTTGCATACGCAGTTGAAAGGTCACCTAGAGTTGATTCCTCAAAAAGAAATGGATGCCAAAGAATCTTTTGCTCAAAGAAAGAAATGGCAGGAGACTCATCGCGAGCAAGCTCGTAAAAAGAGAATGTAGAACTCTGTTCACCACATGGATCTGCTCGTTAAATAATTGAACTGACAAACACCTCTTTTATAAGAGGTGTTTCACTTTTGAAGCCAACCCATCTCTATACTCAAAATTATCATTTGCATCCCAACAATCTTAGATGCTCTCTCTTTCAAAAGAACTTCCACGGACTTAAAATACAAGAAAACATTTAACCAAGGAGGTTTCTATGAAACTCACTCCCTACCGAAGAAATCGGAACTTAAGTACCGATCTATTTGACCAAATGGATTGGTTATTTGATGACTGGGGTCGCAGCAGCCAAATGAGAGACTTTTTAAGCGAAAGAGTTCTTTCTCCGTCCTGCGATATCTCAGAGTCTAACGATCAATTCCTAATGAGTATAGATATACCGGGAATGAAGCCTGAGGACATTAAGATTGAAGTCGCCAACAACATTTTGACGATTTCCGGTGAAAGACGACGTGAAGAAAAAGAAAGTGATGATAGTATCCAGCACTTCGAAAAGTCTTATGGCTATTTTAAACGTAGTTTTTCTCTTCCGACGTCTATCGAAAGCGAAAGTGTCGAAGCGAGATACGAAAACGGTGTCTTAGAGCTTCGCTTGCCTAAGACTCAGAATGCCAAGTCTCGACAGATTGAAGTTCAATCGGGAACTCGTAAAAATGGTGATTTTGAAAAGATCACAGCTACTCAGAAATCTGAACCCCAAGAGCGTTCGCGACATTCCACTGAGGATACTCAGAAACATCCTCACTAAAGAAAAAAAGCCTCTCTACAAAGAGGCTTTTTTTTACTTTATTCTTAAGCGTGGATTAAGAAGGTTCTCATCCGAAAGGATCTCAGCAATTTCATCTTTAGTAACTAAGGCTCTTTCTAAAAGAACTTCAGGAACCGTCTTCCCAGTTTGGGCGCATTCCCTGCCAACCTCATCAGCAGCATTATGACCAATAAAGGGCTCAAAGTAAGTAATCAACCCAATGCTCTTTAAAACAAGTTCTCGGCAATGCTCGACGTTCGCAGTGATTCCAACGACACATTTGTCTGCCAAAGTTTCGCTGCCCGATTTTAAGATAGCAATGCTCTCAAAAAGTGCGTGAGCAATCACAGGCTCCATCACATTTAGCTGAAGCTGACTTGCATCGGCAGCTAAAGTCACAGTCAAATCATTGCCAATGACTCGAAAACAAATCTGATTCACAACTTCGGGTATAACAGGGTTTACTTTCGCAGGCATGATCGAAGACCCCGCCTGCATCTCTGGCAGATTTATCTCTTTTACTCCGGTGCGGGGGCCCGAACTTAAAAGTCTGAGGTCATTACAAATTTTTGAAATCCGCACAGCTGTTCTTTTAAGAGCTGAAGAAACACTGACAAAATCAGCGCACTCACTGGTTGCCGCCACATAGTCGGTTGTCTGAATAAAAGAATATCCCGTGACCTCTGCCATTTTTTTGGCAGCTAAGACTCGATATCCTAGTGGCGTATTCACCCCCGTCCCGATGGCTGTTCCCCCTAAGTTGACACCTAAAAGCAAAGTTCTTACTTGCTTCCAAAGTTGAATTTCTTCCATTAGTAAAGATTCAAAAGCTCTAAACTCTTCACCTAAGGACATAGGGACGGCGTCTTGTAACTGAGTCCTACCCATTTTTACGATCGAGGCAAACTCTTGGGCTTTAAGTGCAAATGAGCCCGCCAGTTTTTGCAGAGACTTTTCGACATCGATAAGTGCCTCATAAAGTGCCAAGCGCAAAGCCGTAGGATAAAAATCATTCGTCGACTGACACTTATTCACATGATCGTTTGGATGCAGAAATTGATACTCACCTTTTTTATGTCCCATTTTTTCTAGGGCAATATTGGCAAGGACTTCATTCGTGTTCATGTTCACGGAAGTACCAGCTCCCCCCTGATAGACATCCGTTGGAAAGCAAAAAGCCCACTTTTCGGGGGCTTTAATAACTTCGTCGCAAGCACTGACAATGGCATCGGCATGTTCTGCCGATAAAGTTTGTGCTTCTTTATTAGCTAAGGCAGAAGCCTTCTTCACCTTAGCAAGTGCCGCGATCATATAGAGATTTTGTGACAAAGTATTGGAAGAAATTTTAAAGTTTTCGATCGCGCGAAGTGTGTGAATGCCGTAGTAACTATCCTGCGGTACTTTTTTTTCGCCGAGTAGATCTTTTTCTATGCGGTAATTCATCCTTCTCCCTTCGCTTAAAGCTCGATGGTCTCTCCGTGCTTTAAAACTCTAAACTCATTTTCTGAAATTTTTAATTCTTCTTTTGCTATCTCGAGGTCTTTCACGGGCGTCCACATATCTTCATCAGCCATCTTGAAAGTTCCCCAATGAACCCCTATAGAGTTC carries:
- a CDS encoding benzyl alcohol dehydrogenase (COG1062 Zn-dependent alcohol dehydrogenases, class III), coding for MRIHAALTEGQGKDFQMAMLDLAEPQADEVLIKIIATGVCHTDAVARDMALTPYPVLLGHEGAGIVEMVGSAVTDIQAGDHVVLSFASCGVCDNCLTGHPTVCTRFNELNMGGKMPDGSTRLYQEGKPVSLFFGQSSFGTYSVAKAHNVVPVPKNVDLALLGPLGCGIQTGSGTVLNTLRPEFGSSIAIFGSGAVGLSAIMAAKICGCESIIAVDIHDNRLELAKELGATHSINSKNTKNFVEEVKEMTGGGLHYAIETTGVSAVLKDAVAALRPLGTVAIVGVTGKVEFDVQSEIMAEGKTLKGVIEGDSVPRVFIPKLIEYYRKGQFPFDKLIRFYNLNEINQAFEDSKTGEVIKPILRMD
- a CDS encoding chromate reductase, Class I, flavoprotein (COG0431 Predicted flavoprotein); translated protein: MKKIGVLVGSLRKESFTRKIALELISIGLPGYEMAILEIGQLPHYNQDLDEAPPKEWVEFRQKVEECSGFVFATPEYNRSIPGVLKNALDVASRPYGKSKWAKKPAGVISVSPGALAAFGANHHLRQCCVFLDLYVMQQPEAYIGNVSEMLDASGKVKDSKQREFFTKYMDDLSKWIGNFEEK
- a CDS encoding Rieske (2Fe-2S) oxidoreductase (COG4244 Predicted membrane protein), which codes for MYSKVKVGGHPLHVMLVGFPITFYVLTFVGFVVYKFFSPDIFWYKLGYFSNYAAVVSALVAAIPGMVDLFWGVPKYSEARKTGLIHMLLNLITLALFAANAIIISGNWETGVIPTGTNIFLSGLGIITVMAAGYFGWELVGRHKVGVELTPEQRRIEEDEEIHREDGPVIFH
- a CDS encoding putative capsule biosynthesis protein (COG2843 Putative enzyme of poly-gamma-glutamate biosynthesis (capsule formation)) encodes the protein MLYQNVVNSTQRFSSIWEKTDILIRKADFSVANLEGPAALGIDKNGRDRGDVGFIYDDDVYSGTNFRFNYHPRILSNLQSSGYDLISLSNNHTLDRGSLGVDRTLEAALKINLPIVGIRHSQERNAALYSVHNVRGLRLAFLACTETTNGRADSKEQLLLCYQQGDQVIKLIRDLKKRSDVDGIIVMPHWGVEYQHQPSNQQKSYARKYLEAGALAIVGSHPHVLQPWEKYVTTDGRETIIMYSLGNFVAGQKDISRKTGVVTYVGLGKGMDKKARIVGVGYTPTYREGTVVSPVGSKDSASVLKHAAQFFGNTQRIEPHEVLRPTLCSKVQ
- a CDS encoding sensor histidine kinase/response regulator (COG0642 Signal transduction histidine kinase), whose protein sequence is MMWSLPPLNSSPIWPPIGITVAFLLLFGRDKFYGALLGAIAIALSGDNSNVGAPLLILSSAGSTAFALVAAKTIINRFEYPRREFLLERDILLYLVITGPLLGLFTSSWGIACFAISGTLGSENLFLNWMTWFIGDSIGGIVFSPLALIFSKGARAYWMRSFKNIVVPLLFFFFLILGALHYVNSIEREKVLEEFGRRSQLSLKLLEQGLQFHQMTITTLKSFIENSEIITPGEFQDFTGRLYNGYPEIQFVAFLKVSPQGSISIEHAFSNDKNSNTQILRSLPLKEALHSLKKYQSDEDAFNDEFSYGPVEVAVSGRGLQDYLLSGRPAKDGVILEVLNLNVLNSSFSHFFDDERYGYKLEDITNTQHPTTIFESLDQDDYDDNTVFFKKTSTFKIAHRTLKATISQANTLSADASKGIAVLLLASLVLTYLTSALLLIFATRFVSVNKLVLQNTLHLQELNSKLIRASQAKSEFLANMSHEIRTPLHILLGSLKVLDSDNLNEEDARFLGLAEKAGDNLLNTLNEILDLSKIESGQIEIENIEVNIQDIAREVFELFQLQAQEKAIELSYEVSPQVAKIYSGDPTRIKQVLSNLVSNAIKFTSHGRVDIKIERNQDPLRPGNIYFAIQDSGVGISEENIPHLFQPFSQADSSISRRFGGTGLGLSICKMLAELMGGDIRVQSSEGQGSTFSFTLPLLYRGDSPTVHKKSESNSREEYQKNMRPLHILIADDSEDNRNLIKAYLKGVEHRIDEVQNGQEAVDFVKSTPVDLIIMDMQMPVLDGLKATEAIRKWESEQSEKRHIQIWAITAFALESEIRQTREAGCDKHLAKPVSRAELYKSLFQLQSDTENK
- a CDS encoding low molecular weight heat shock protein (COG0071 Molecular chaperone (small heat shock protein)); amino-acid sequence: MKLTPYRRNRNLSTDLFDQMDWLFDDWGRSSQMRDFLSERVLSPSCDISESNDQFLMSIDIPGMKPEDIKIEVANNILTISGERRREEKESDDSIQHFEKSYGYFKRSFSLPTSIESESVEARYENGVLELRLPKTQNAKSRQIEVQSGTRKNGDFEKITATQKSEPQERSRHSTEDTQKHPH
- the aspA gene encoding aspartate ammonia-lyase (COG1027 Aspartate ammonia-lyase) yields the protein MNYRIEKDLLGEKKVPQDSYYGIHTLRAIENFKISSNTLSQNLYMIAALAKVKKASALANKEAQTLSAEHADAIVSACDEVIKAPEKWAFCFPTDVYQGGAGTSVNMNTNEVLANIALEKMGHKKGEYQFLHPNDHVNKCQSTNDFYPTALRLALYEALIDVEKSLQKLAGSFALKAQEFASIVKMGRTQLQDAVPMSLGEEFRAFESLLMEEIQLWKQVRTLLLGVNLGGTAIGTGVNTPLGYRVLAAKKMAEVTGYSFIQTTDYVAATSECADFVSVSSALKRTAVRISKICNDLRLLSSGPRTGVKEINLPEMQAGSSIMPAKVNPVIPEVVNQICFRVIGNDLTVTLAADASQLQLNVMEPVIAHALFESIAILKSGSETLADKCVVGITANVEHCRELVLKSIGLITYFEPFIGHNAADEVGRECAQTGKTVPEVLLERALVTKDEIAEILSDENLLNPRLRIK